The window GCTGCTCTCGCGGCGACGCATCAAGTTGCGGCGGGCATCCCATTGATTGAAATCGCCGACCAGCGAAATGCTCTGCGCGTTCGGAGCCCAAACAGCAAAGTTAACGCCCTTCACCCCCTTCACTTCGCGCAGTTGCGCGCCGAGCTTGTCATAGGCTTTCAGCAGCCGGCCTTGCCCGAACAGGTGCAAGTCAAACGGCGTGAGCATCGGTTCGAAGGAATACGGATCATGTTGCGTGGTCATCTCGCCCCCCTGATTGGCAAATCGTAGCTGATATTGTGGCTCCGATTGCTGCGACGGCAACGGGCAGAATGCCTCGAACAACCCGGCCGGGTGGATTTTCCGCATTGGCCGAGACACGCCATGCGACTCGTCCAGAACCCAGCCTTGCTGAGCTTCGGGGGAAAACGCCCGCACTGCAAGTACCTGGCGGCCGTCATGTTGCACTACGGCTGGTCCGAGGACGCTCGTAGGGTCGTGCAAATTGGCATCGAGCAAAGACGACATATTTGAAAGAGAAACACTGGTGCGCACGCTCAGCTCCGCTGTTCGTTACTAAGTGGGATGTTCGGTGGTGGGAAAAATCGCAGGGGAAAGTCAGTGGCAGGCAGACCGGTAGGGTCAACTCCCTGCAGGCAGGAAGTTTTTTTCGGTGGGAGAGGCTGTCTGATCGCGGTTAGCGATCACCGTTGCTGAAGAGGCTGCGAACTCCACCCACAGCTCGTTGCCACAGCGAAGTAGCTGCAGCGGGCTGACGGGCACGAGTTCGCCGAGGTGATGCTTTGGCTGTTGCGGTTGATGCTGGTTCGCCCGCATCAAATCGCAACTGCTTGCCACGCACACGGCGGGGTTTGGGCATCGTAACGGCTGATGCCGTTGCTGAGAAGTCGACCGCATCGCCCGTGATCGACTCAGGCAGGTTCAGGTCATCGCTTCCTGTGCCGATGGTCAGCTTGCAATTCACCTGGTGAATTTGCAGGGCCTGATCGACGCGGCGCCACAGGTCGCTGTTCTTAATGGGCGTCAGGCTGCCGAAGCGCTCCCATTGGTAGTCGTTCTCACGCCATTGGTTGAGCCCTTCGCGAATGCCGCGGCTAATGGCCTGCGACTGCGTGTGGAGCGTGACTTGCGACGGTTGATCGAGGGCTTCGAGGCCGCGGACAATCGCGAGCAGCTCGAGTCGTTCGCGGGAATTGCCTTCTTCTTCGTCTTCGGCGTCGAGCACCGTCTCGCCTTCTGGCGATTGCAGCACAAATCGCCACCGGCCACCGTATTCGGCAGCGGTCGTTTCGGCATCGGCATTGGCCTGGCCGCGGGAAGGAGCCCCGACCAGCGTGTTGCCGGTGACGTGGGCGAAGAGCATGAAGTGAGGTGCGGAGACGCTCATGGGAGGTGGAGCCGGTGAGAGCCGGATTTAAAGTCCTGGGCCGACAGGTCGCCAAGTGCGTGCATCCTGCCTGGAACCAGAGGCTATCCCGCGCCTCCGCTCGAACTCTGCGTCTGCCGGGCTTAGCCGGTGTAGAAACAATAGCTCGTTACAACATCCATCGGCCCGGTCTACGTCACTGCTTCAAATTATCCAGCCGACAGAGTTTGGTTCTCTGTCACCTTTTGAAATTCCGCGCACGATCGTGCGGGTTAAGAGAATGAACCACAGAGGCACAGGGGACACGGAGAAGTTACTCTCCGTGTCTCGGTGGTCAAATCACCAGACCGGATGCTCGAAATACTCCGGCAAAAACTCCTCGATGAAAGTCTTTTGCGGAGCGCCCAGGTTTTGCAAAGCAGACTTCAGCAACTCGATCCCTTGCTTGCGATCGGTTAACTCAATATCCACACCGCAGTAGTCGATTGCGTCGCCATCACCGAGCGACGAACCGCCACCAACCACTTCGCCCAAACCATGATTTTGCAGCATTTCCTGCAGCGGCACTTCGTACTTGGCCGCCCGTTCTAGCGGCTTGATATCTTCGTGAATTCGCACGTAGACGAAATGCAGCCCCACCACGGCCGAACTTTCAGCCATTTCTGCGGTCATGAACTCGACACGGCTAGCATACTCAGGATCCGGCTCAGGCATGGTGGTTACACCGCGGCGAGAATCTGATCCCCAACGCTCCACTTCGCCGGGTTCGCCGCATCTCGTTCGATGCGCCGATACAGCGTATCGCGCTCAATCGGTTCGCGGCCTGCTTCGATGATCAGGCGGCGGATTTGTTCCGTCGTCAGCAACTCGGGAGTCGTGGCCCCCGCATCGTGGTAGATCAATTCGTGACGAACCGTGCCATCGATATCATCAGCGCCGTAAGCCAGCGCCGATTGTGCCGTGCCGATGCCGAGCATGATCCAATAAGCCTTGATGTGCGCGATGTTGTCGAGCATCAGCCGGCTGACCGCGATCGTCCGAAGATCCATCAGCGCCGACGGCTTTTTGATGTGCGACAAGCCGGTGTTTTCTGGATGGAAGGCCAGCGGAATGAACGTTTGGAAACCGCCGGTTTCGTCCTGCAGTTCCCGCAGGCGGATCAGGTGATCGATGCGATGGAAGGCGTTTTCGATGTGTCCATACAGCATCGTGCAGTTGGTTTTGATCCCCAGCTGATGAGCGGTCCGGTGAATGTCGATCCAGTTGCGACAATCGGCTTTGTGTTCGCAAATCTTGCCGCGGACTTCCGGGTGGAAAATCTCCGCGCCGCCGCCGGGCATCGAG is drawn from Anatilimnocola floriformis and contains these coding sequences:
- a CDS encoding RNase H family protein gives rise to the protein MSVSAPHFMLFAHVTGNTLVGAPSRGQANADAETTAAEYGGRWRFVLQSPEGETVLDAEDEEEGNSRERLELLAIVRGLEALDQPSQVTLHTQSQAISRGIREGLNQWRENDYQWERFGSLTPIKNSDLWRRVDQALQIHQVNCKLTIGTGSDDLNLPESITGDAVDFSATASAVTMPKPRRVRGKQLRFDAGEPASTATAKASPRRTRARQPAAATSLWQRAVGGVRSLFSNGDR
- the mqnE gene encoding aminofutalosine synthase MqnE, yielding MSGFTPAAFEAIKDKVYAGERLSLDDGLVLYDQATPLHEVGALANLVRERKNGNAAYYNINTHLNATNVCVYRCTFCAFRSDLREAKGYAMSDEQIIARGQEAVDNGCTELHIVGGLHHQKKYDWYLNVVQQLHDAFPDLHLKAWTGVEINWFEFLTKRSVRSILEEQRAAGMGSMPGGGAEIFHPEVRGKICEHKADCRNWIDIHRTAHQLGIKTNCTMLYGHIENAFHRIDHLIRLRELQDETGGFQTFIPLAFHPENTGLSHIKKPSALMDLRTIAVSRLMLDNIAHIKAYWIMLGIGTAQSALAYGADDIDGTVRHELIYHDAGATTPELLTTEQIRRLIIEAGREPIERDTLYRRIERDAANPAKWSVGDQILAAV